A window of Trichoderma atroviride chromosome 3, complete sequence contains these coding sequences:
- a CDS encoding uncharacterized protein (EggNog:ENOG41) — MGSTTPQVQIIDKSDHTKQYVVTLNDAYPLPSLEKGNIRIRSRIISVTTNTFTYARLGHVLGWWNVWPAIPSLPAPYDDSSKYGRISAWGYCEVTESQNDKIPVGTQLFGYLPIGDYPEILQVVVDDETGHILETTERRAGLMHIYNRYLPSPPGVDPLSADTRSSAAWDAVARPLAETSYLLNRHAFGWDKTKLVHPSGAPVPWTSDDASLADAVVVLFGASGKTALGLAHQLRRARPAEHQPRKVVAVGSAKSRDFTEGTGLFSDVLLYEDVSGGTSASVVAKLGIDANTKVLLANFGGRGTADQELHAAVTRVSKNVVTLMVGGDPTGNGSGFGSMPSGSVVCSASHLRDAALKLDGATAYFENSAREWSRFKEDVAAKAMKLQWGKGLQEYSQGWDALCSGSVDPTLGLVYEI, encoded by the coding sequence ATGGGTTCAACCACTCCTCAAGTGCAAATCATAGACAAGTCGGATCATACAAAACAGTATGTCGTCACCCTCAATGATGCGTACCCGCTGCCCTCTTTAGAAAAGGGCAACATTCGCATCCGCAGCCGTATCATCTCTGTCACTACCAACACATTTACCTATGCCCGGCTGGGCCATGTCCTGGGCTGGTGGAATGTCTGGCCCGCGATCCCATCATTACCAGCGCCCTACGATGACTCCTCCAAGTACGGTCGCATCTCGGCTTGGGGCTACTGTGAGGTAACTGAGAGCCAAAACGACAAGATTCCTGTTGGAACCCAACTATTCGGCTACCTCCCCATTGGAGACTACCCAGAGATCCTCCAGgtggttgttgatgacgagaCTGGTCATATTCTGGAGACTACAGAACGGAGAGCCGGACTTATGCATATATATAACCGATACCTGCCGTCTCCCCCAGGGGTGGACCCGTTATCAGCAGATACTCGGTCATCTGCGGCCTGGGATGCGGTTGCGCGGCCTCTGGCCGAGACCAGCTACCTGCTGAACCGCCATGCTTTTGGCTGGGACAAGACAAAGCTCGTTCATCCATCGGGTGCTCCAGTGCCATGGACTTCAGACGATGCATCTCTGGCAGACGCCGTGGTGGTGCTTTTCGGGGCATCTGGCAAAACTGCACTTGGCCTCGCCCACCAGCTCCGCCGAGCAAGGCCTGCTGAACACCAGCCTCGCAAGGTTGTGGCCGTTGGATCGGCCAAATCACGAGACTTCACCGAGGGGACTGGCCTCTTTAGCGACGTGTTGCTGTACGAGGATGTTTCTGGCGGAACCAGTGCCAGCGTTGTCGCCAAGCTGGGGATCGACGCCAACACCAAGGTGCTGCTCGCCAACTTTGGTGGGCGAGGCACAGCTGATCAAGAGCTGCACGCTGCCGTGACTCGCGTGTCTAAGAACGTAGTCACTCTCATGGTGGGCGGCGATCCGACGGGTAATGGGTCGGGATTTGGCAGCATGCCGAGCGGTAGCGTTGTATGCAGTGCTTCTCACCTGCGAGATGCCGCCTTGAAGCTGGATGGAGCGACGGCGTACTTTGAGAATTCAGCGCGCGAATGGAGTCGATTCAAGGAGGACGTGGCGGCCAAAGCAATGAAACTGCAATGGGGCAAAGGATTACAGGAGTATTCACAAGGCTGGGACGCGCTGTGCAGTGGGAGCGTCGACCCAACTCTCGGTTTAGTGTATGAGATTTAG